The genomic region TGTATGACTGTTCTGCGGATTTCACATCCGTATATTCCGCCAGTCCCGCCTGATATTTCTGCCTTGCAAGCAGATAGGCCGCCTCGGCGGATTCTGCCGCCTTTGCAAGCTGCAGAGCCTTGGAATACTGCTCCGAATAGCCTTTAAGGGCGTTTTCAGTCTCTTCCAGAGCGTTCAGCACAGCCGACTCATATGCCGCCAGATACTGCTTTCTGGTTTCGTCCTGAACCTTTATGTTGTTCTTTATTGCGCCGAAATCGAACAGTTTCCATGTCAGACTCGGGCCAATTGATGCGCTGGCACTCTCCTGCTTGAAGAGACTGCCGAAATCGGACGAGGAAAGCCCCAATGTACCCGAAAGGGTCAGTTTGGGATATCTGTCCGCCTCCGCAACTCCCACTCTGGCCGTCTGAGCCGCCAGTTCCCTTTCCGCCTGACGGATGTCCGGTCTGCGGCGGAGCATGTCCGCAGGGATCCCCGCTGCGGCTGAAACCGGCACAACAGGAACCACACCGCTCTGGCCGAGCATACTGTCCAGACTGCCCGGCGTCTGACCCGTCAGCACAGCAAGTCTGTTCATATACTGGGCTATGGAAAGCCGCTGATCGTGAAGGTTCGTTTTCGCATATTCAAGGGTATACTGAGCCGTGCGCACATCGGTTTCGTCCCCGGTACCCGCCCGATATTTCTTTTTCGCAATCTCATAAAGTTCAGTCTTTATGGCGATATCCTTTTCATAGTAGCTCAGGTTGCTCTGTGCGGCACGCAGAGAGATATAATTTTTCGCCGTTTCCGCAGTCAGAGAGACCAGAACGTCGTGCAGAGCCTCCTTTGAAGCCTCCGCATCGGCCGAGGCAGCCTCGATGCCCTTTCTCACTCCGCCGAACAGGTCAATCTCCCACGAGGCATCAAACCCTGCTGAATAGCTGTCCTGAGTCTGATCAACGGAAGTGTCGCCATAGTAGGTTCCCTTTGCTGATGCCGATGCCGAAAGGCTCGGTTTGCCCTCGGCCTCGGTCATTCCCAGTTTTGCACGGGATGCCGCAAGGGATGCGTAGGCCTTCTTAAGGTCGAGGTTGCCGTCAACGGTCATACCCACAAGTCTGTTCAGTGTGTCGTCGTTAAAGACCTTCCACCACTCTTTGATTATCTGCGGGTTGTCCGCCTCCGCTTTAACAGGGTTGTTCAGCGCAGTGTGCCAGCCGGCAGGAAGCTTGGCTTCCGGCCTGACATAATCACGCCCCACGGATGCACACCCGAAAACAGAAAGAACAACAGACAGATACAAAAAAATCTTTGTCAGTTTCATTGATTTAAGTCCCAATAATTTATCATTTGTTAGGTCTATGACAGTATATAGTACATTTTGTTTCGTTTGAACTGTGTTTTTCCTGTGGAATCAGCGAATAGGCAAATTGTAATAAAGCATCCGCCCGTAATTTTTGTAAAAAATTCTCAAAAACAGTTTCTATTAACTTTATTTTGTGGTACTTTACCTGCTTATAAACACCGTTTGTTTCCAGTGCTCAAAATCGCTGAAACCCTCCACAGGCAGGGTGTTCAGATTTTGAGAAGTCGTTTTATTTTAACTCAACAGAACAGACCCTGACAGGCAGAGGCTTTCACGCTTGTGAAGGCAAAGTTATATATGAGGTAGTTATGCAAGTCATAGCATGTATCAAACAAGTACCTGACACTACGCAGGTTCAGATCGACCCGAAGACGAACACTCTGGTGAGGGACGGTATACCCTTTATCGTCAACCCCTACGACACCCATGCACTGGAGGAATGTCTGAGACTCAAGGACAGATACGGATTTAAAGTCACCGCTGTTTCCATGGGACCGCCCAATGCGGAAGCGGCTCTGCGCAAAGCTCTGTCTTTGGGTGCGGACAGAGCGGTTCTTCTTTCGGACAGGGTTTTCGGAGGTGCGGACACGCTGGCAACCAGCAACGTTCTCACTGCCGCAATCCGCAAACTGGCCGAAGAGGAGGATGTTGCCATTGTTTTCTGCGGAAAGCAGACCATCGACGGCGACACGGCGCAGGTGGGTCCCGGAATCGCAACCCGTATGGAGCTGGAACAGCTCACACTTGTTGACAGGATTCTGGAGCTTGACACAGATTCGAAAAAACTGGTTGTCCGCAGAAAGCTTGAAGGCAGATACGAGACCGTGCAGACGGTTCTGCCCGCCATGATAACTGTTGTGCGGGAGATAAACCGCCCCAGATATCCCACAGTTCCCATGCGTCTGCGCTCCAAAAATGCTCAGGTTGAGGTATGGAATAACGAAGTGCTTCAGCTGGATGTCAACAAAATAGGTCTGAAAGGCTCACCTACATGGGTAAGCAAGATATTTTCGCCCCAGCGTGACAAAGGCGAAATGATCGGCGCAGGCATCAGCGATCCCAAAGACGTGGCTTCGCTGCTTCTGGACAAAATGATTGCCAAAGATATTATTACGGTCTGATAAGAGGGATTAACCAAAATGGCTGAAAAGATTAAAAAACCGAGAGGAAAGGCGAGGCTTAAGCCCGACACCTGCATATCCTGCGGTGCAAGGTGCGAAAGCGCCTGCCCCGTTGACGCCATCAGCATGGACGGCGAAGGCTCACCGTTAATAAATGACGAGAAATGTATCGGCTGCGACAAATGTGTTAAGGTCTGTCCCGCCGAAGCACTCTATATCTTCCTGACCGACGAGCAGAAAACACAGCTTGAGGCATGGGAAAAACAGAAGGCCAGAGGCTCGGCGGAAGAGGAGCTTTCCGATGAGGACAGAGCACTCAAAGACTATCTGGCTAAGTTCAGAGATGTCTGGGTGTTCATCGAGCAGACGGAAGGTGTCGCCGCTGAGGTTTCATGGGAGCTTCTGGGCGAGGGAAGAAAACTGGCCGACAAGCTCGGCGTTGAACTCTGCGCAGTGGTTATGGGCGACGGTGTCGATCACATAGCCGACGAAGCAGGCCGATACGGCGCGGAAAAGATATATCTGGCAGATATGCCGGTGTTTAAGAACTACAGAACCCAGAGCTACCACAAAGCTATGTGCTGGCTCATAGAAAAATACAAACCCGAAGTTATCCTGATGGGTGCAACCGGAATGGGGCGTGACCTCGCCGGAGCAGTGGCCACTGAGGTTGCAACGGGACTCACCGCAGACTGCACAGGGCTTGACATCGACGACAAGCGCAACCTGATGCAGACCCGCCCCGCTTTCGGCGGAAACATCATGGCAACCATCATGTGCGACAAATACCGTCCCCAGATGGCAACCGTCCGCCCCAGAGTCATGGGCATGCCCAAAAAAGCTGACACTTCCAAAGCGGTTATCATCAAAGAACAGCCCCCCGTTGCCGAGGAGGACATCCTCAGCAAGGTTTTAAGCATCATTTCCGATAAA from Seleniivibrio woodruffii harbors:
- a CDS encoding electron transfer flavoprotein subunit alpha — encoded protein: MAEKIKKPRGKARLKPDTCISCGARCESACPVDAISMDGEGSPLINDEKCIGCDKCVKVCPAEALYIFLTDEQKTQLEAWEKQKARGSAEEELSDEDRALKDYLAKFRDVWVFIEQTEGVAAEVSWELLGEGRKLADKLGVELCAVVMGDGVDHIADEAGRYGAEKIYLADMPVFKNYRTQSYHKAMCWLIEKYKPEVILMGATGMGRDLAGAVATEVATGLTADCTGLDIDDKRNLMQTRPAFGGNIMATIMCDKYRPQMATVRPRVMGMPKKADTSKAVIIKEQPPVAEEDILSKVLSIISDKKADDVDISGSEILVSGGRGMMAPQNFKILQELADELGGTVSASRSAVDAGWMAHSRQVGQTGKTVRPKIYVACGISGAIQHLVGMQDSDVIIAINKDKDAPIFEVATYGIVGDLFEIVPALTEEIRRRRAEKGGRNG
- a CDS encoding electron transfer flavoprotein subunit beta/FixA family protein, yielding MQVIACIKQVPDTTQVQIDPKTNTLVRDGIPFIVNPYDTHALEECLRLKDRYGFKVTAVSMGPPNAEAALRKALSLGADRAVLLSDRVFGGADTLATSNVLTAAIRKLAEEEDVAIVFCGKQTIDGDTAQVGPGIATRMELEQLTLVDRILELDTDSKKLVVRRKLEGRYETVQTVLPAMITVVREINRPRYPTVPMRLRSKNAQVEVWNNEVLQLDVNKIGLKGSPTWVSKIFSPQRDKGEMIGAGISDPKDVASLLLDKMIAKDIITV
- a CDS encoding efflux transporter outer membrane subunit — translated: MGLKSMKLTKIFLYLSVVLSVFGCASVGRDYVRPEAKLPAGWHTALNNPVKAEADNPQIIKEWWKVFNDDTLNRLVGMTVDGNLDLKKAYASLAASRAKLGMTEAEGKPSLSASASAKGTYYGDTSVDQTQDSYSAGFDASWEIDLFGGVRKGIEAASADAEASKEALHDVLVSLTAETAKNYISLRAAQSNLSYYEKDIAIKTELYEIAKKKYRAGTGDETDVRTAQYTLEYAKTNLHDQRLSIAQYMNRLAVLTGQTPGSLDSMLGQSGVVPVVPVSAAAGIPADMLRRRPDIRQAERELAAQTARVGVAEADRYPKLTLSGTLGLSSSDFGSLFKQESASASIGPSLTWKLFDFGAIKNNIKVQDETRKQYLAAYESAVLNALEETENALKGYSEQYSKALQLAKAAESAEAAYLLARQKYQAGLAEYTDVKSAEQSYISYNNQLQTSKGSAGTNLVSLYKALGGGWESIETGEKSE